ATATTGAGCAAAATAGAGCcaaaaaaatatggaaaataatGCGAGTGGTATATTTGATGCTGAGAAAAGGCATTACAAAGGGCAAACTATTAGCCCATCTTAACATGATGATGAAGCGCGGCAAAATCGCCAGCCAAGCCGCCATACACAATCTCATGttccacccccaccaccacagATTCCGCCTCCCCTTCCACCTCACCAATCGCAGGAGCTCTCACGCGGTGTTTGACAGAGACACGATGGCTGCCTCCGTCGAGAGTTTCAGCAGCGCGGTGGCGTCGCCTGCGCTGCCCGGGTTCGGGCCGAGCCCGTTGGTGAGGCAGCTGCGGATCACCGATTCTCCGTTCCCGTTGACGGATGCTGAAGCTGAAGAAGACAATAATGTTGATGAAGCTGCTGAGGAATTTATAACTAAGTTTTATGACGATTTGAAGCGACAGAATTCCAACATGTTTTTGGAGTACTATTGAGTTTCGATTCCAATTCCGATTTCGATTCGAGATGGGATCTGTTTTTCAAGaatttggagaagactgtgttTTTGGTAGTAATAGGAAATTAGGAATGCTTGTTATGTTGTAGTCTTGTAGATAAATAATTTCTATGGAGATGTATATATGattattaataatatgttaTTGCTTAACAAAATTGTTACACGTTTAATAATCGGTGGAAAAAATTTACTTGTGCAGtaaattttagaaataaattatatttttcagtCAATTATTCGAATCAAGTAGTTCtataaaataatagaaattgaattttaacatttttattCTTACGTAACTATAAGGATGTGTTTGATAAAGTAGTAATATGTTAGGAGGGGTTTTCCTCTTAAGCAATTGGTTCTCCGGGTAGAGCACAGGAACAAGAAATCTGTTGATTAATCCGGCGCCCAAGTGCTTGGGTCGACGGTGATCTCAGGAAGAAGAGCTGAACGTGAGGTTCGATCTCGTCGGCAGCGataaataattagagttttgtgattcaagccaagttgggcaaaatactgatttcattaattggtttaataattgaaataataacaatctatcatatttataatactagaatacctacttaatgaacaagaaacacatatatgaaaagatattcaaatccctaatatatctaaactaaatgaAGGTTCGTAACATAATAGCAACATAGAGAATTATATATAACCATTTCTAATTGTTTGATATCATAAGTATGCTTAACTCAAAGCTCAACATAAGACAAGGGTCCGCTTCAATCTGGTATCAAATGCACGGATTTAATACGAGAGTGATTTTCTTTGGAAATTTATTCATCAATTTTTCTAAAACAAATTCATTTATCAAAATTATATATATGCCTATGATTATGTACTCCAGATCTATTGAATTTCCTGGTCACGTTGATATGATGGAATGGAAATATGGAATTGAATGGTAGGAAAATGGAATGTGATTTCTACCTCTATTGTATTCATTTGCTTAGTGTGATGGAATGAATGAGAGAATTGATTATAATGCAAAGAAAATCAAAAGAAATTGACATTTCATTCCATCATATCGTTATTTCATTCCATCATATAAGCATGAcctaatttaattcatttttcctATAACAAACCTATCTACATAGCCTGTTATTATGCCTAGGTTTTCAAGCTtttcaattttctatttttagcaagaTTTAGAGTCCTccaatatatatacattttatAGAGTCACGTTAGCTTGAGATTTTTTaacttaattgagaattgagatgcattttcagccacccATCCATAACATTTTCGAAAtatcaactgcaagtagattatgtaaACTCGgagtattatcgtcaatagcttgcacatcaaatgtcaacaacttatagttgacattatatgtgtatagttgacatgaattgtatatgtagttgacattatgtgtatagttgacatgaattgtatatgtagttgacattatgtgtatagttgacatgaattgcaTATGTAGTtcacatggattgtacacatagtagACATTATAtttgtgtagttgacatgaattgcatatgtagttgacattatatgtgtgtagtttttttaaaaaataataaaaaaaattaaaatttaaaaatgtatttattgaataaaatgtaccatgaaattaccattctgctctttcatattaattaatctaaaaatattttccatgtggcaaattctggaccactcatttaataaaaatgagtggttgataatgcatctcaattctcaattaggttaaaaatctcaattgatcacaaccccatttttatatatataatcctaataaaatgataactcGCATTTATCATAATAATTACTTATAATTATTGGAATGATACTCTTAAAATGCAATAATGACTTTCGTTTTTCATATTaataattttgtaattaaattacCGATCGactttgtttttatttgaaaaaaataataatattggaTCTTCATCAATAATGATACTcaatctatttttaaaaatatgtaatcTTCATCAATTTGCTGATCTTCAGTAATAATGATATTGTATGGAACTAAACATGATATTGAGTTCTGTACGCGCGCTACTTTGGAGCTATTTATTCTAACTTTTTATTCTAATAGTTCACTTTTAATTCTATTTAATAGTGATATCACCAACCATATATATACACACGACTAACATTTATAGATTAAATAAGATTGAGAAAACGTCCATACATCTAGTAAAATACAtattaaaaacttcaaaattACGTGTAACTTAAACTTATCATATTAGCATGCATACGTACAAAAAACATTATACCAAATGCAACAGCCGtgaagattttgattttgaaaaattcaataaaattcgcccaagaatttattaaaatatacacGTAGGTCGAATTACAGAAGCATCTAGAAATCTATTAATGCAATGTCGATatcaattatatttaataataacCTGTTATAATCATATCAATGATTTGAGTAATCACATGAATGTTAAACATTTTGGTCCCATTAAACCAGATGGTCACaagttttatttatatattaaaccTAAGATCAATTTGAGGGTAATATTATGCCACATGCTCAGTTCCGAGCATTTGATAACTTTAGGTCTCTTTTCGATTGTCTCAATCCCAATTTAATAATTCTATAAAACAAATACTCAACTGCGACACTATCTAATCTACGTAATGGATTTCTTATGATAACCATGAGCAAATATTATTCTTATGCATTTTTATCACAACAAGAAAACTAATCAGAGTTGGAATGCAGTTTAAATTTATCTAACTTCTATTATACGCTAATTCCATGTTATTCATCGCAGTAACACCACTTTCCATCCATCAATAAATTGTGAgtttacataattttaaattataatagtCCTATAtaaatcttttaaaaaaatcaattctaCCGTTGAGTTTGGCCGATTAATATTATACTGTGATGCTATATAGTAATATGAGTGAAAATCAAAACTCacaattataaatcatactccTGCTGATTATGAGAAAATCTATAGTTCATACATGGCACAACATATATTAAAGTattaataaaatcattcttTATTCGTCACATGCTATTGTTTAATAACTACGTCAACATCCTTTGCACAATTCACAAATCCCATCATCAtacttttcttcatttttcatttcatgtatttctatttattgtaattaaattaactatataatttaatttaaaatatctatttcattataattaacataattaaacGCAACGCCTAAAAAGTTACTTTGTTGAAAACCAAAGATTGGACTCCATATTGTTCATCAACTTGTCTTCAAAACTCTCTGGTCTCAATTTGATTGACCTTTTAGGCAGTCCTATTGGGTTGAGATGCATCCGGCAATAAGTCAATTTGATGTTTGATCCCTCGAGTTGGTGGAAATTCATTGGAAAAAATATCTATAAACACTTGCAAAACAAGTTTAAAAACACTAATCAAGAAGAATATCATGATTGGTGTTAGAATTCGACAAAAGTTATCCATCACACCAATAATcatggaagtagtgttagttaGTGCGCCAATTTTTAAGGGCATCTTACGATAGAAATTCATAAGTTTCATCCTAAAACTAATTGATAATAGGGGAGAGGCTCATGAGGCTTATATAGTGATTTCAGTTTTCTATGAACACTGATATGGGATAGTTTGAAAATTCTCTAACCTTGTGAGACCATGACATTGGTGTCTTAGGTTTTCTTAAATGTTTTacacttcaaatttattttatttttgtcatgatttATAACATTGAACGAAAAATGCATAGGTTCATCGCATGCCGCTAGTAAATGAATTAAGCTATACATATATACGTATGAAATGGCTCCTATAAGTAGTCAATTTCAAGTAGAAGTAATTTTCATAAGGATTAAGTAATGTATATTCAAtgtcaaattcaataaaatcgTGAATCCTACTTAAAAATAAGTCATTCTAAAATTCgcatataaattttttaagtaTTAATCAAATTCATATCCtcttatttaaaaaatcatCATACCTATGAACTGTATATACAGCTTGATGGGATGATATGCCTTCAATTATTTAAATGCGGTGTTGGGAAATATGTAGCCACATAATACTATACCAAGAAAATCATCAACCACGGATTCGATCGATAAAAGAAATGAGTAGCAAATTATAAGCTTtcaaatgttttattttcttaatcatGATTGTTATAGATGAATTGGCAAGATATGATTAGCGTAGCTAGATCCTAGCGTACTCGTTATGATTAATTGTCCATTACTTGGAGTATAGATTAACACAATCAATCAATTGTAATTGgtcacacacattcacacgtgcacaaATGCGAGcatatatatattactattattttccttTCTAGTAAATTTACGGCCAGCTTCTGTTCTAGTAAAAACAATAATACGAAATACAAAATTCtaacattaataaaaattttggaGAATATAGACTATAAAGGTTCAGCAATATGGCATCACATGAATAATCTAAGAGTCTCTCAAGATTAAATGCCTTCTCTTCCCCTATAACTGTCCAGCctcttaaaaatgaaatgtatcATCAAGAAATAAAGACCAGTATGCCCTAAAGGAGAACGATGCGATAACGGTAAAACCGGATTACATTTTGCTGCTTCTCACGATTAGAGCTTCAAAGCTGCTTTCGCCATCGCAAGTGCACCCTCATAGGTCTGACTTCCGCCAATGAAACCGCTCATGTGGACAAAAACGCCCCCAGGAATCCCTGACTCCCTAGACAGTTCGTCATCTCTCAGCCCACGCCATGGAGCAGGAAGTGCCTTGCGGCTCTCAAATCTATCGGGTGCCATTGCCACTGCCTGGACTCGCCAACTTTTACTTCGGTCATCCTAGTACATTTCCACATGATGCAATCGTGTATACATGGTGTTAAGAAGGATTCCGTGTACATGTAGATGCAAGTTAAAGAAAAGAACAAGTGGGCGAACAGAGAAAGATATATGGACAGAAAGGGAAAACTCATAATAACCTGATAAAGCACATATTTAATAGGAGGATTAATCTTCATCTCCTCCTCAAGCTCAAATAAGTGAAGTTTCCACTGCAGAAAATAAAACTTTATGAAATTAACAATAAAGCAGAAAACCCTAGCATCTATACTTGATCATTGCTACCAATGGTCTAGCTCTTAGTATAACATAATGGTTCAATAATATATATTCAAATTGAACTAGATAGAAACACTTGAACAAGTGCTCCtcttttaaaaacaaaaatggGGATGATTAAGACAAGAGGTTATAATGCTTGACAACAAAACGTATACATCTTTTGTGCATGTCTTGGCCTAATGGTAGAGTGGTTAATACCCGAGACCAAAAGTCTTGGATTCGAGTTCGCTATGACACTGCCTTTACAGTTTATGTTTGTACTAtcataaaagaataaaaatgtaTATCTCTGGCAGTTTGACTAATTAAACTGAATCAGATATGAAGGAGCTATAGTACTTGAAGTTGACTGCTTTAGTTCCAACCAGGGTTTGCTCCAGATTCATCTAATTGCTTATGACTTATGATGTTCTTGTATTAATGTAGGGTTATTTTGTTCAATGATTCAATTCCATACATGATTATCTCATTCTCTTCATTCAATAACTATGAATTTGAATGGATTAAAATATATGTGCACATTTCAAAGAACAATAGCTCTTGAATTCTTTGGGGTAGGTGATGGACAAAAAATTCTACAACTGTGAGGGCTGGTAAAATACTGACCGGACAAAACCGATCCAAGACCATAATTTCTCCACTAGGATCGACATCAAGCCTCGCCTCAAGGCACTGCATCACAATTGACCGAGCTGGTAGCCATGATCGAGCGAGAGATCTAACATTCTGAACAAAAAATAGTAACTGTTAGAATTACTGACAGAAGCAATGTCTAATCCACGTGCAAATTCAAGATAAGGTTCCACAATCAAAACAATTAGTTGTTACCCAAGAATGGTAAAAGGTAAATAAGCAAGAAAGGCACCGTTCTTATGCACTTTCAAAACTTACATCCATGAACTCATGGCCAGCCAAAGCCATTGCTTGTTCAAAGGCTCCATTTTCCTTCTCAGACGACTGATCAGGATCTGTCCAGTCTAGATTTAATTTCCCAACTCGTGAGGACAAATGTGTATTGTTCACATATCTCGGTGGCTGGTCTGTATCGTACTGATTGATTCCATTATCAATGGCATCGATCGCCTGTTATCAACAGGATAAATGGTAGAACGTAGAATCAGACAAGGAAAAGACATTAAGACCATTCGAAGAAATAGAAATCAAAAACTATAAAACCCTGCTACTATTTCTATTGGAACATTCCAAATCTCTACGCTTTGGTCATTTCCATCGCCAGAATCTTTGAAATTCAATTCCAAAGGGGCAACCCTCCAACGAGATGCACATTGCACTACATTACACCATCCACTAAAAATCAACCTTTTTAAACCAAAAAGGACAAAAATAGAGTAGAATGGACCATCCTTTAAAGGGTTAAACGTGAATTGTGTCCACAACACAGGCTGAACCTCTATATCTACAACATGTCCCACTATATAAAACCTGTTGATGGAAAATTGATTCATCTTGCTAGAGTCTAGATCATCATATGAAACCGCTATACATTGGGACCTTTTTATTGAAAGGCTGAAAGTTGAGAACATTTAAGAAACAACACTGAAAGTTGGGGATTAGTTAGAAAAAACCAGAGTAGGGATTAgttagaaaaaaattgaaagttaggGTTCCTTTGCTAGAAAAGGGGAGATGGAGACATAAAATCAAAGTTGCAGACATTTTTCAGAAAATGTTAACAAAATTGGGACACAAACTAGTATAACCCTTCATAGAAAATAACTACGAAAACTGAAAATGTTAAGGAACAAAAACAAGATTCTAGAAAATGCCAAGAGATGAATAACCTCCATGAAGTTCTTGTAAACTGCAAGAAACAACCGCTGAACGTCGGGATGGTCTTCATCAACTTGAAGCTCCTTAGCAATTATCTCTTTCCCAAAATGCTACAAATAAGAAAGTtagaaacacaaacacaaacaaaaagaGCAATAATCAAACTAAAACAATCGAACAAAACTAAGAGattttgtatataaaaaatgTGCAAATTATATACCACATTGAAACGACATGTATGCAAAGCAAAAATTCCCCGAAAAGGGGAAGATTACCTTGTAAACAAGACCAGCACTACTGAGCTTAGTATTAAAGCCATGACCAAAAATCTCTTCAAAACCCTTCTGGTGATGATCATAGCGGTGTTTGGCGGGGTCGTAAACCCCACCCACATCCAGCACAGCGTCCAGAGTTTCAAGAACCTAACAcaggcatttcatcaaacaggTCAGCTACACAAACAGAAGCCGCAGCGGATAAAATATCCCGGAATAAAACGCACCTTGGGGTCGCGGGAGCGGACGATGTGAGCTTGGGAGAACTTGTTGGTGAGGCGGATCATGAAGCAGCCGAGGACTTCGTCGCAGTGGAAGCTTCCGTTGTGAGTACCCAGACGCTTAAGGGTGGCGGTTGACATGAGTGCGAGGCTACGGCGGAGTAGAGAAAGCTGGAAGGGGAAGAGGAGACGATTGGTGTGGAGAAATTTGGTTGAAAATGCTTTGATTTTGAACATGTATTCAAAATGAAAAGCAAAATTAAGTGAAAATAGGTAAAGCTATTCTGGATTGGACTTGCATTGTTAATGGGTCCACTAATCAAATAAGTTAAAAATTGTTTGTAAGGCTGTCCACAACCAAATGTGGCCCGACCACAGTTCGTGGCTCTCTTGTGGCCCTCTGCAATAgtaattaacaaaatttaacaaaaacaacaagggcaaccaaatgtggccctctcaaaaaaaaaaatttgttcactttttttaatgtatttttaatttaaactatattaaattttattagactttaaatttatgatatttataaatttaataaaaataaaataatttggattgtaaataaaaaaattcacaacctaaaAACAAATGTAACAAgaacttcgttgtattatattaaaataggaaattatacaacgaaagttttctaatttaaaaacaacCCGAAAACCCATATCACTCTGCGGCGCCCCTTCtacggttccagacctcttcaaccatatcagcctgcagtgatgtatgcgatatttggctccgcatatcggtgtaccgctggatcaagtattcattactacgtggtacacccatctgcaggggctccatggcaatacccgagctcgaactagcaccatcttccggtgtccatcgctctgcagcaactccttcgtcatctattatcatattgtgcaatatgatacatgcagtcatgatgtctgcgacatcattttcgtgccattgtcgagccgggcaccgtataatggcctaTCGCGCTTGGagtacaccaaaagctcgctcaacatccttcctagcaccctcttgttttttcGCGAAGTATGTTTGCTTTGGCCCAACGGGttgtcggatcgtcttcacaaacacgggccagcgagggtatatcccatcggccaaatagtaccccatgtTGTACTGAGTGCCGTTGGCCTTGAATCTAACTTGCGGACCCTCACCCCGGCTCTCGTCATTGAACAGGTGTGACGAtcgtagaacgttgatgtcgttgttcgatccagcgaccccaaaatacgcatgccagattcgcAATCGGTAATCAGCAatggcttccagaatcatcgtgGGATGTCTGCCTTTGAAACCAGAAGTGAACTGCCCCTTTCAAGCCACCggacagttcctccactcccagtgcatgcaattGATGCTCCCAAACATCCCTGGAAAATGATGTGCAGTCCCGTGCATATCAATCAATCTCTGGCAATCATCGGCCGATGGCTTCCGTAGATACTCCCCTTTGAAGATATCCTTAATGCCCCTGCAAAACTGCCTCAACGTTGTAGGGCAGTCGTTtcgcccatctgtaggtattcgtcgaacatgtcagcgggcCCGGCATAGGCAAACCTGCCTAATTGTCATCGTACACTTCTGGTATGTCGACAAGCCGGGTCGGCCAGTGGCATCATATCGCAAGTTGAAGCACTTAAACCGCTACGCCAAACACGTCGCTATATGGACGAAGAGAttttgcgacattctgaatcgcctaCGGAAAACCTGTGGCGGATAACGGGCGTTCTCGTTGTAGTAGTCTTCCATCAACCGGCGGTCAGCCCCAGCATGATCACGGTCGAAATACCGCCGATGATAGAATGGCCGAGGAACTGCCactgccaccgccgccgccgccgcatctCCGCCTCGTCGGCTTCACATTGCACGCTGCAAcaaggttttggaactccagatctacCGCTTATTGGAATTGTTAATCGTCGGAATCCATAGTTGCAAGGTTGAATTGAAATTGGAAGGAAATATTGGAAAGATTGGAGGAAAATGGAAAGTAAATTGGAGTTGGAAAAATGGAATGGAAGTGTATTATTTTATAAAGAATTTTcgaaatttacaaaaaaaaaaaatttaaaatccgCGGCCCACCCGCGAAACACGGCCCGCTGCaatggagggccgcggctcGCCCTCGGCTCTCGGCCCTGCTCCCCGCCTCTCGgctctctgcaatggggggccgcgcaccgagccgcgggccgcggctcccccattgtggacactctaacacTCCCTACCCTAGTCCTCCTACCTTCCAACTTTCTGTATGGACTGTgggtctttagtttagtttatcCTTTCAAATACTCATTCTGTCCGCTTTTGATCGTTTAAGTTTCTTTTTTTCCATATGCCCCCTTAAttatctcatttattttttacttcctCCATTTCAACAAAGATGATCCATTCTTTGACgatattggattttatttaatgttattttatttgttaagtgaagagaaaataaaataggaaaaaaaataaagtagatactccctccgtccgacaataggagtcccggttaaCCATTTTCACCCTTCCATCATTAGGAGTCTCGATTAGACATAtccataaaaagtgaaataaaaatattataaaataaaacacaaaaaaacacaagtaaaaacacatctaaaaaataaagcaaataataatgcaaatgggtctcacattccattatcaCACATTCCAATTATTAAACACTCAAACAATTCTTAAGCCCGCACTCAACTcaactgggactcctaatgccggACGGAGTATAaaagtgtttctattttttgttatgagccatcttgattgggacaaattaaaaatgaaagtaggTCATCTTCGTTGGGACGAAAGAAGTGCTACTTTTAGTAATGAAAGTAGTAGGAGTACTCATTTCTACTAGCTTTTCTACCAACTttctattagagcatctccaaaggGCGGCGACCGgacaggctagccgattcccggagctggccggtccgctcgccgaaccattggaaccggcgagcgccatttcggcgaaaaaatcagcgacccGACGCCGATTTTCTGGCGTTGGCCGATCCGCTCAccgtcggctggccgccattgcaggctctcgatcggcgagcgatcgtcagctcaattttttttaattttcgaaatactatatatacgcgatttgcacgtcattttcattcgcaccacttgttttaacgagttttctctccatcttaatTTTTATACAAGaacaacaacgtgaaatgagtaacgcgggtggtagtagtagtggtagtggtggggatgctgaggagtacgaacggaaaATGAAagaagagttggaggcctatacgtcccgcgagataaaccggttgatacaaagggccttgcagccggcggtacctcgacctccacccgttgtccaccgacgagcagtgattgatcgaGATCActtagctgcacatcagcggctatatgaagactactttgcggaggagccgcggtttggggcgCCTCTTtaaggcggcgttttaggatgcgtagggcagtgtttatgtgtatcgttgatgctttggagcgtcgatattaTGTTTCCCGGTTCAGGTACGATGCGGCAGGCAGACCCgatcacacactatacaaaagtgcactgcggcaatcagacagttggcctacggaggcgcggcagacatgtgggacgagtacctccacatcggtgagacgactgccctggattatctgaagtatttctgttaggggcgtcattgaaatattccgtgatcagtatcTTAAAGCCGTACCCCTGAGAGTGCCAGGATCTGATGCaaatgcacggggagaagcatgggttcctcgggatgttgggcagcatagattgtatgcattgggagtggaagaactgccccgctgcttggaaagggttctacacgatcggctacaagggaaagaatcccacgatgatcctcgaggccgtagctgattaccggctatggatttggcatgcatattttggggtagccgggtcgaacaacgacctcaactcctcgccccttttcaacgagcagtgccagggcgtcggtccggccatcagttttatcgccaacgggaaccagcatgatatgagctactacttggcggatgggatataccttaggttgcccgtctttgtgaagacgatcagatgcgcatcagatgagaggaaggcctactttgcgaaatggcaggagtcggcgcgcaaggacgtggatcgcgcatttggtgtgcttcagtctcgatgggcggcaattaggggtccaacgcgtttgtggcatgtcaactgcattgctgatataatgtacgcatgtattatcctgcacaacatgattgtcgaagatgaaggtgtacaactgactagttgggccaatgacgatgctaatgaagccggcccaagccacgacatggccgcccccaacgtacgaaggggggtacctcacgatgaagtcggccgcctcaaggcacatgtcgacatgcgccaagtggatgctcatatttgactccaaaaggatttaattgaagagttgtgggcgcgaaggactgcacgtcgttagatttttttaaattaatgtaaattttttaattaatgtacttttaaattttactattattattgaattttccagTATCTGTGTTGTAggacgacacgagattttaggaggttttgttttgtatgttaggtggaaagataaaatataatatttaaattattatgagagagaactttttctaagTATGGAAATGTGATATCTTTAatgagataaactaaaaaaaaggaaagtgagacatcttttaTGAGGGGGGAGTACTAGTAAAATTTATGCAGAACAATAGTTCAATGCACAAGAATATGATATTGGGAA
The Salvia splendens isolate huo1 unplaced genomic scaffold, SspV2 ctg45, whole genome shotgun sequence genome window above contains:
- the LOC121790248 gene encoding uncharacterized protein LOC121790248; protein product: MIMLYENVLYPINGVDNWPKTTSDGAVELAPPRSKRQRGRPKKLRHEEPQIRLHADRGSSLQKYNFVCHLPSSLPFKYHYPPPQFTYPQTITFQQPLSLYQHQKSKSIYTNIEQNRAKKIWKIMRVVYLMLRKGITKGKLLAHLNMMMKRGKIASQAAIHNLMFHPHHHRFRLPFHLTNRRSSHAVFDRDTMAASVESFSSAVASPALPGFGPSPLVRQLRITDSPFPLTDAEAEEDNNVDEAAEEFITKFYDDLKRQNSNMFLEYY
- the LOC121790247 gene encoding MYG1 protein-like — its product is MFKIKAFSTKFLHTNRLLFPFQLSLLRRSLALMSTATLKRLGTHNGSFHCDEVLGCFMIRLTNKFSQAHIVRSRDPKVLETLDAVLDVGGVYDPAKHRYDHHQKGFEEIFGHGFNTKLSSAGLVYKHFGKEIIAKELQVDEDHPDVQRLFLAVYKNFMEAIDAIDNGINQYDTDQPPRYVNNTHLSSRVGKLNLDWTDPDQSSEKENGAFEQAMALAGHEFMDNVRSLARSWLPARSIVMQCLEARLDVDPSGEIMVLDRFCPWKLHLFELEEEMKINPPIKYVLYQDDRSKSWRVQAVAMAPDRFESRKALPAPWRGLRDDELSRESGIPGGVFVHMSGFIGGSQTYEGALAMAKAALKL